From the Hyphomicrobium sp. ghe19 genome, one window contains:
- the raiA gene encoding ribosome hibernation-promoting factor, HPF/YfiA family — protein MTLQITGKNLEIGDAFQTYAGDKIRGVLQKFLAREVDGHIRLEREREVFKTSCTVHFSSGLLLEAHGEGGDAYSAVDAAAHRLETRVRRYKSRIKHHTSPAAAARRRVDIEARDYVVSLSDEDEPEQDGANPLIIAEGQRNIGHMTVSEAVLKLDLSEASFMIFRNAAHGGLNVVYRRTDGHIGWIDADLPLATKANGALPPDHVD, from the coding sequence ATGACCCTCCAAATCACCGGTAAAAATCTCGAAATCGGCGACGCCTTCCAGACCTACGCTGGCGACAAAATTCGCGGTGTTCTCCAGAAATTTCTGGCGCGCGAAGTAGACGGCCACATCCGTTTGGAACGCGAGCGTGAAGTCTTCAAAACGTCTTGCACGGTCCATTTCTCGAGCGGTCTTCTGCTCGAAGCGCACGGCGAAGGCGGCGACGCCTATAGTGCCGTCGATGCCGCAGCCCACCGCCTGGAGACGCGCGTCCGGCGGTATAAGAGCCGCATTAAGCACCATACATCCCCCGCTGCTGCAGCGCGCCGCAGGGTCGACATCGAGGCGCGGGATTATGTAGTCAGCCTGAGCGATGAGGATGAGCCGGAGCAGGACGGCGCGAATCCGCTTATCATCGCCGAAGGCCAGCGGAACATCGGCCATATGACGGTGAGCGAAGCTGTATTGAAGCTCGACCTGTCGGAAGCGTCCTTCATGATTTTCAGGAACGCTGCCCACGGGGGATTAAACGTCGTTTATCGGCGTACTGACGGGCACATTGGGTGGATCGACGCCGATCTGCCTTTGGCGACGAAGGCGAACGGTGCCTTGCCGCCGGATCATGTAGATTGA